The Candidatus Paceibacterota bacterium genome segment GCTGACGTTCCTGGTCCGTAATGCGTAAACTGGCACTCGTGATGGCCGGGTGGCTGACGGGCTTCGCCGGCCGTGGAACTGCGGCACCCGCGATTGATGCCGCGGGGAGTGACCCTTATGCACCCGCACGTCAGCGCATGGTGGCCGAACAGCTCGTCGGCCCGGGCCGGAACATCACCAACACCTGGGTCTTAACCGTGATGGGACGAATCCCGCGCCATGAATTTGTCCCTGAACGGCGCCGTTCCGAAGCATACCGCGATCATCCCCTGCCCATCGGTCACGGGCAGACCATTTCGCAGCCCTTCATCGTTGCCTTCATGAGCGAGAGGCTCGAACCCAAGCCTGCCGACCGCGTTCTGGAAATTGGCACCGGCTCCGGCTATCAGGCCGCCGTCCTCGCCGAACTGGTGGCCCAGGTCTACACGATTGAAATCGTTGAGGACCTCGCACGGCGTGCCGCCACGGACCTAAAGCGTCTCGGATACACCAATGTGCACGTGCGCGCCGGCGACGGTTACCAGGGGTGGCCTGAAGCCGCCCCATTCGACGCAATCATTGTCACTTGCGCGCCGGAGCAAGTGCCAAAACGCCTGATCGAACAGCTCAAGGACGGCGGCCGGATGATCATCCCGGTTGGGCGCGCCTGGAACCAAGAGCTGGTCCTGCTGCGCAAGCAGGATGGCAAACTCGAACAGCAGGCCGTCCTGCCGGTGCGCTTCGTTCCCATGACGGGCGCGGCCGAAGAAAGATCAAAAGTCAAAAGCCCGAGTCCCAGGCAAACGCAAGAGCCGAAGCCCCAGGAAAGCCTGCGTCCGTGACTGCTGAACTCTTGACGCATTGACCCAGCCGGGGTTCTGGCTTTTGAGGTGCCGAATTTGGGACTTCGGCCCTCGGGTCTCGGGGTAGCTTCGTTGCGCGCACTCCCACAGGGAGCGAAGCCTTGTGTCTTGAGCCTACGCCCGGAGTCTCCTACGATCTCAACACATGCATACCACTGCGCCCAAGTCAGACACCCGATTCACCCGCCGCCAGTTTCTTCGTGGCACCACGCTCAGCACCGCCGCCTTTATGGCGGTGCCCGGCGCGGTGCTGGGATTGCGCGGGGCGACCTCTGCGAACCGGAAACTGAACATTGCCGGCATCGGCATCGGCGGACAAGGTGCTCACGACCTCAGCCAAATGGAGAGCGAGAACATCGTCGCCCTCTGCGACGTGGACATGGAACGCGCCGGCCACACCTTCAGGAAGTACCCCAAAGCGCAGCAGTTCACCGATTACCGCCAGATGCTTGACCAGTTGAAGGAGATTGACGGAGTCGTCATTGCCACGCCCGACCATCATCACGCCCCCGCCGCGATGGAGGCTATCAAGCGCGGCAAGCATGTCTATTGCGAGAAGCCGTTGACGCATTCGGTGTGGGAGGCACGGCGACTGGCACAAGCGGCGCGGGAGGCAAAGGTCGCGACCCAGATGGGCAATCAGGGCCAGGCTTCCGAGCAGACGCGCCGCCTCTGCGAGTACATCTGGTCCGGCGCCATCGGCAGAGTACACGAAGCCCACATCTGGACCGACCGCCCCTCCCGGGGATTATTCGACGAGTACTGGCCGCAAGGCTGCGCCCGACCCGAGGACAGGCCGCCGGTGCCTGCAACGCTGAACTGGGACCTCTGGCTGGGCCCGGCGCCTTTCCGTCCATATCACCCGGCTTACCTTCCCTTTAAGTGGCGCGGCTGGTGGGACTTCGGCACGGGCGCCCTTGGTGACATCGGCTGCCACGCGATGGACCCGGTGTTTCGCGCGCTCAAACTGGGCGCTCCTCTCAGCGTCCAGGCTGCCTCGACACGCGTAAATCAGGAGACCTTTCCTCTGGGCTCGATCGTGACCTACCGGTTCCCGGCGCGCGGGGCTACGTCCCAAGCCATCAATGGCCATGTGACAGGATTGACTGGCGCGCCAAGCGGGGCAGTCGCCATGCCACCATGCACGCTCGTTTGGTACGACGGCGGGCTGCGCCCGTCCCGGCCCGACGCCTTGCCCGAAGGAAGGGCCCTGGGCGACAACGGTCGTCTTCTCATTGGGGAAAAGGGATTTATTTTGGGCAACGAAGTTTACCCCGAGTCGTGTGCCAGGGAGGTCCACGACCTTTCCAAGAGTATTCCACGTTCCAAAGACCACCACCAAGAGTGGATCCAGGCGTGCAAAGGAGGCAAGCCCGCTGGCGCAAACTTCGACTGGGCCGGGCCACTCGCCGAGTCGGTCCTCCTGGGCAACGTCGCTCTACGAGTCCAACTCCGGGAAGACCTGACGCTTTGCAGTCTTCTTTGGGACGGCGCTAACCTCCGGTTCACCAACCTCGAAGACGCGAACCTGTTCCTGCGCCGCGAATATCGCGCCGGTTGGAGCCTTTGAGACAAGCCAGGCGGGGCTGAACTACTTCGGCTCCGCTGTCTTGCCGCTTATCCGCGTGGCCACTTCGTTCAGAAGTTCCTGGTACTGGCCTTTGTGGAGCTTGCCAATCCTGATTTCCTCCTCCAGCGGCTCTCCCCTGTTGCGCAGGAAGAATGCCTCGCACTTGAGCTGGCAGGTGCCGGGCAATGCCTCCCCGACCGATACCCTGACGCGTACCCAAACGCGTTGTCCCATCCAGTTGCCGTAAGCGAGATTGTTCATTGCCGTGCCTTCCTTTTCGAAGCATAGGCTAGCCCAGGTTCTGCGAGTCACCTTATAGCCATGGTCGTGGAACACCTCCGAGGTGACATCGCTCACTCGCTCGGGCGGCTGGCCACGAATCTCGACAGAGGCGAAGTGAGCCGACTTCGCCGTCTTAGTCGAACTGCAGCCAGTGCCCAGGAATGTGCCAAGACCAATGGCCAGCAGGACAGCCAGGCCCCAGGGGCGCAATGGCAGACCAGAACGATCACTCCTCATAGTTGTTTGTGCTTTCTTTATGTTGTTGGTTCTCGAAGCCGCCCGTTCGGACGGCGAGTGCGGGCGCTTGCCAATACGGATTTTGGAGCCGCGCTTCAAAACTCGAGCTGCACCCCCTGCAACCGATGGGCCAGTTGGCGCAGAATCCGTTCCTCGTCCGCCAGGTCCTTCGCGGGGAAGGTAACGCTGAACCGCAAGTAAGCGCCCGCGTCATCCCAAGGCACCGTGGAAATCAACCTTTCGGTGATCAGCCATTGCGAGGCCGCTTCCGCGCTGCCGAATTCAATTCGGCTGCCGGACCTGGTCACAAGCGCCTTGGGCGCCTTGACATACAGGAAGAATGATCCCTTCGGTTTCCGGGCCTGGAACCCCGCGCCCGCCAGCGTCCGCACCAGCCCGTCCATCCGTCGTGAATACTTCGCCGCAATCCGGGCGGTAATATCGGGATGGTCGAAGCCATGCGCCGCGGCATGCTGGATCGGCAGAAATTGCCCCGAGTCCGTATTGTCCTTCACATCCCCGTAGGCCCGCACGAGCAACTCATTGCCGGCCACAAATCCGCACCGCCACCCCGTCATGTTGAGTGATTTGCTGGCCGAGTGCAGTTCCACGCCCACCTCCTTAGCCCCGGGCGTCGCCAGGAAGCTCAACGGCCGGCCCTCGAACACCAACGCTGCATAAGCCGCATCGTGGATGACGACCAGGCTATTCTTGCGCGCAAATGCCACCACTCGAGCAAAGAACTCGGGCGTCGCGCTCGCGCCGGTCGGGTTATTCGGATAGTTCAGCACCAGCACCTTGGCCTGGCTCAACACTTCCGCGGGTACCGAGTTCAAATCCGGGAGGAAGCCGTTGTTCTCCGTAAGAGCCAGGTTATGCACCCGCCCGCCCAGATACTTCGCGTGCGTGCCGAACACCGGATAGCCGGGCACCGTCATGAGCACATAATCTCCCGGATCAATCAGCGCCGTCGGCAGTATGGAAAGCGCCGCCTTGCTGCCAATCGAGTGAATCACCTCGCTTTCCGGGTCAATCTCTTCCACGCCGAACACACGATCCAGGTAGCGGGCCGCCGCCTCTTTCAGGACCGCGTCGCCGTTGTCCGCGTAACCGCGGTTCTCCGGCTTGCGCGCCTCGGCACAGAGCTGATCCACAACTTCGGGGAACGCCTTTTCATCCGGCTCTCCGATACCCAGGTCAATAATCTCCTCGCCGGGATGCGCCGCCAGAGCCGCGCGCCTCGCCCGTTTGATCTTCTCGAATTTGTAGATAGTGCCCGACTTGCCGTATTCCCGGCCGCCGATACGAGCTGCAAACAGGTTCTGAATATAAGACTCGGTCATAACCTCGACGAAATTCCAGCCGATGCTCTTCACCGGAGTAGCCGCACTTCGTCTGGCTACATTAGTCAAAAGCACCCGCCGGGGCAAGAATCCAAGTCAACACGGTTTCTCAATCACCCCCGACGAAACAGACCCGAGATTCGCTGCCGCATCTGCTTGGGCTCAAACGTCCAGAAAGGCAAAACTGG includes the following:
- a CDS encoding protein-L-isoaspartate(D-aspartate) O-methyltransferase; translation: MRKLALVMAGWLTGFAGRGTAAPAIDAAGSDPYAPARQRMVAEQLVGPGRNITNTWVLTVMGRIPRHEFVPERRRSEAYRDHPLPIGHGQTISQPFIVAFMSERLEPKPADRVLEIGTGSGYQAAVLAELVAQVYTIEIVEDLARRAATDLKRLGYTNVHVRAGDGYQGWPEAAPFDAIIVTCAPEQVPKRLIEQLKDGGRMIIPVGRAWNQELVLLRKQDGKLEQQAVLPVRFVPMTGAAEERSKVKSPSPRQTQEPKPQESLRP
- a CDS encoding Gfo/Idh/MocA family oxidoreductase — encoded protein: MHTTAPKSDTRFTRRQFLRGTTLSTAAFMAVPGAVLGLRGATSANRKLNIAGIGIGGQGAHDLSQMESENIVALCDVDMERAGHTFRKYPKAQQFTDYRQMLDQLKEIDGVVIATPDHHHAPAAMEAIKRGKHVYCEKPLTHSVWEARRLAQAAREAKVATQMGNQGQASEQTRRLCEYIWSGAIGRVHEAHIWTDRPSRGLFDEYWPQGCARPEDRPPVPATLNWDLWLGPAPFRPYHPAYLPFKWRGWWDFGTGALGDIGCHAMDPVFRALKLGAPLSVQAASTRVNQETFPLGSIVTYRFPARGATSQAINGHVTGLTGAPSGAVAMPPCTLVWYDGGLRPSRPDALPEGRALGDNGRLLIGEKGFILGNEVYPESCAREVHDLSKSIPRSKDHHQEWIQACKGGKPAGANFDWAGPLAESVLLGNVALRVQLREDLTLCSLLWDGANLRFTNLEDANLFLRREYRAGWSL
- a CDS encoding LL-diaminopimelate aminotransferase; the protein is MTESYIQNLFAARIGGREYGKSGTIYKFEKIKRARRAALAAHPGEEIIDLGIGEPDEKAFPEVVDQLCAEARKPENRGYADNGDAVLKEAAARYLDRVFGVEEIDPESEVIHSIGSKAALSILPTALIDPGDYVLMTVPGYPVFGTHAKYLGGRVHNLALTENNGFLPDLNSVPAEVLSQAKVLVLNYPNNPTGASATPEFFARVVAFARKNSLVVIHDAAYAALVFEGRPLSFLATPGAKEVGVELHSASKSLNMTGWRCGFVAGNELLVRAYGDVKDNTDSGQFLPIQHAAAHGFDHPDITARIAAKYSRRMDGLVRTLAGAGFQARKPKGSFFLYVKAPKALVTRSGSRIEFGSAEAASQWLITERLISTVPWDDAGAYLRFSVTFPAKDLADEERILRQLAHRLQGVQLEF